The DNA window GCAGACAGGGATGATATCTGTACGGGGAAGAAGACGTGCTGGTCGTTTCTAGAAATACTTGCAAAGTATTTCTGTCAATACCATACTTTTGCTTTTTCCTGCGCACTGCCAACTGCGTCCTGCGTACTTTTCTTTTTTATTGTTCCGGGCCGTGGAGAACCGTCATGACTTCATCCACGTCATGGGGAATGGCCGATTTTCCCTTGCGCGAAAATTCCATGCGCGAACACGTGTAAATGGCGGCAAAGGAAAGAAGCATGACAAACCCGCCGGGATTCTGGAAACGGAGCATTTCAGGCATCCAGGATTTGCCAAGGATCATGACAAAGGAACCCACAATGCCCGTGGCCAGCCCGGCAATGGCTCCGTTTTTGGTCATTTTGGGCCACCAGATGCCCATGACCAGGACCGGAAAGAAGGTGGATGCGGCAATGGCAAAGGCCAGGCCCACCAGAACAGCGATCTGCATGGATTCTGCGGCAAATCCCAGGGGAATGCCCAAAAGTCCGATGCCCAGTGAGGCGATGCGTGCGGTCAGGACTCTGGTCCGTTCGGGCAGGTTGGGGTTGATGAGGCTGACCACCAGGTCATGACCAATGGCTCCTGCGCAGGTGATGATCAGGCCGGCCACTGTGGACAAAATGGCGGCAAAGGCCCCGGCCACCACCAGACCGAGAAGGATTTGCCCGCCAAAATACGAACCCGCCACCGGCACGGCCAGATTTTTGCCGTTTTCAGCCAGCCAGGAAGTCAGGTGCTGGTTCATGTGAAGATCACCGGCACGTAAAAAAACATAGCGGATGACATGGCCCACGTAGGGCGAGAGAATGTAAAAACATCCGATCAGCAGGAGTACATAAATGACGGTTTTTCGGGCGGCCTTGCCGTCGGGTGCGGTATAGAATCGTACCAGAATGTGCGGCAGACCGGCTGTTCCGAACATCAAGGCCAAAAGCAGGGACATGGTGTCCTTGATGTTTGTCAGCCAGTATCCGGGAACCATGTAGGCGCTTCCATTGAACATCGTGCCGGATACGGGTTCCGGACCGTTGAAACCGGCAAGAAATGTCGTAACCTCGGTATAGGTGAATCCCTTGAGCACAAAGGGAATGAAGGCCAGCAAAAACATGGACCCGAACATGATCCAGAACTGGACAAGCTGGTTGATGGTTGTTCCCTTCATGCCGCCCACCGTGACGTATGCCGTGATGATAAGGGAGATGACCACAATGGCGGTCCTGTATTCCAGATTCAGAAGCAGTCCCATGACCTTGCCCGCTCCGAGCATTTGCGGGGCCATGTAGAACATGGATACGAACAAGACGCCGATGATGCCCCAGATACGGGCAGATCGCGAGTGGAAGCGTTCAGATACGAAATCCGGCACCGTGTACTTGCCGAACTTGCGCAGGGGAGAGGCCAGAAACAGGAGCAGGGCAATGTAGCCAACAAAGAATCCAAAGGCATAGATGATCCCGTCAAATCCCTTGAGAAAGGCGATCCCGGCTACTCCGAGGAAAGAGGCGGCGCTCAGATAATCGCTGGAAATGGCCGAGGCGTTGATGAAGGAATTGACCTTGCGGCCGGCCAGGTAATAGTCGGCCGCTGTTTTCTGGACTCTGAAAAGCCAGGTGGTGATCACGGTAAAGGTGAGCATGGCCCCGATGAGAACCAGGGCGGTGATGGGAACGTGGTATATGGTCTCCATAGGGTTACTCCCGGGGGTGTCTGGTTTGCATCGTGTCTTCCATGGCATTGGCCGCTTTGGTGTAGATGATGAAAATGATCCAGGTTACCGGGTAGATGACCAGCCCCACAAGAACATAGTGCAGGGGCATTCCTCCCAGGGTTTGGCCTGCAATCCAGTCCTTGGCGAGGTAGACAAGGAGATAGAGGCCGATGATGGAGACAAAGTAGGGAATGCCAAAGGCCAGGGCAAAGGTCAGTTGTTTCTTGCGCAAGGTGTTCACGTCCATGGCTTCCTCCTGGGAATGGATGGTGGTGTCCATTTTCTTGTACACCATCCAGTGGAACAGACCACCCTTTTCAGGTGAACGGTTGCAGGCCGCACAAAGGTGTTTCCCGAGCCTTCCATGGTTTGGGGGGAACCGGTCGAACCCGGAGGC is part of the Desulfoplanes formicivorans genome and encodes:
- a CDS encoding sodium/solute symporter, encoding METIYHVPITALVLIGAMLTFTVITTWLFRVQKTAADYYLAGRKVNSFINASAISSDYLSAASFLGVAGIAFLKGFDGIIYAFGFFVGYIALLLFLASPLRKFGKYTVPDFVSERFHSRSARIWGIIGVLFVSMFYMAPQMLGAGKVMGLLLNLEYRTAIVVISLIITAYVTVGGMKGTTINQLVQFWIMFGSMFLLAFIPFVLKGFTYTEVTTFLAGFNGPEPVSGTMFNGSAYMVPGYWLTNIKDTMSLLLALMFGTAGLPHILVRFYTAPDGKAARKTVIYVLLLIGCFYILSPYVGHVIRYVFLRAGDLHMNQHLTSWLAENGKNLAVPVAGSYFGGQILLGLVVAGAFAAILSTVAGLIITCAGAIGHDLVVSLINPNLPERTRVLTARIASLGIGLLGIPLGFAAESMQIAVLVGLAFAIAASTFFPVLVMGIWWPKMTKNGAIAGLATGIVGSFVMILGKSWMPEMLRFQNPGGFVMLLSFAAIYTCSRMEFSRKGKSAIPHDVDEVMTVLHGPEQ
- a CDS encoding DUF485 domain-containing protein, coding for MDTTIHSQEEAMDVNTLRKKQLTFALAFGIPYFVSIIGLYLLVYLAKDWIAGQTLGGMPLHYVLVGLVIYPVTWIIFIIYTKAANAMEDTMQTRHPRE